A genomic segment from Roseibium algicola encodes:
- a CDS encoding zinc-finger domain-containing protein: MADHVVPHFQNSSGHDSVAIGAREFMCIGANPPFDHPHVFLDMGSENEVVCPYCSTLYKFDKTLQATESSPSDCTWTPVAA, translated from the coding sequence ATGGCGGATCATGTCGTCCCGCATTTCCAGAACTCCAGCGGACACGATTCGGTGGCGATCGGCGCACGGGAATTCATGTGCATCGGCGCAAATCCTCCGTTTGATCATCCCCATGTCTTCCTCGACATGGGTAGTGAGAACGAAGTGGTCTGCCCCTATTGCTCCACGCTCTACAAGTTCGACAAGACACTGCAGGCAACCGAATCCTCGCCTTCAGACTGCACCTGGACGCCTGTAGCGGCGTAA
- a CDS encoding cytochrome c3 family protein — protein sequence MLAFLKRLWTTIRRPSVHYSLGFLTLGGFIMGIIFWGGFNTALELTNTEKFCTGCHEMRDNVFAELKTTIHYSNRSGVRATCPDCHVPHEWTDKIARKMQASKEVWGKIFGTINTREKFLEHRLELAQHEWARLKANNSLECRNCHSADSMDITRQSGRASEAHQRFLFTGEKTCIDCHKGIAHRLPDMSQSAWHGEKPEKMLKEATAFLAKRQD from the coding sequence ATGCTGGCCTTCCTCAAAAGGCTCTGGACCACCATCCGCCGCCCGAGCGTGCACTACAGCCTCGGCTTTCTGACCCTCGGCGGCTTCATCATGGGCATAATTTTCTGGGGTGGTTTCAACACCGCGCTGGAGTTGACCAATACCGAGAAGTTCTGCACGGGCTGTCACGAGATGCGCGACAACGTCTTTGCCGAGCTTAAAACGACAATCCACTACTCCAACCGCTCGGGCGTGAGAGCCACGTGCCCGGATTGTCATGTCCCCCATGAATGGACAGACAAGATCGCCCGCAAGATGCAGGCTTCAAAGGAGGTCTGGGGCAAGATCTTCGGGACGATCAATACGCGGGAAAAGTTTCTGGAACACCGACTTGAACTGGCCCAGCACGAATGGGCCCGGCTCAAGGCGAACAATTCGCTGGAGTGCCGCAACTGCCATTCCGCCGATTCCATGGACATAACCCGTCAGAGTGGAAGGGCCTCTGAGGCGCACCAACGCTTCCTGTTCACGGGTGAAAAGACCTGCATCGATTGCCACAAGGGCATTGCGCATCGCTTGCCGGACATGTCTCAGTCGGCATGGCACGGGGAAAAACCCGAGAAAATGCTGAAGGAAGCCACCGCGTTTCTGGCAAAACGGCAAGATTGA
- a CDS encoding competence/damage-inducible protein A translates to MTGQRADDVVTAAFLVIGDEILSGRTKDKNIGFLADYLTALGIDLKEVRIVPDEKPEIIGAVNALRARYDYVFTSGGIGPTHDDITAESIADAFGVALNLDPRAVAIMEPHYPPGQFTPARQRMARIPQGADLIENKVSKAPGFRIENVHVMAGVPSIMQAMMDALAPSLKTGKKMLSETVAADMPESRIAERLAAIQDAHPQTLIGSYPRATDGKFTTQIVIRSRDEAILMAAVRDVAEAVADLSG, encoded by the coding sequence ATGACCGGTCAGAGGGCAGATGACGTTGTAACCGCTGCGTTTCTGGTCATCGGGGATGAGATCCTGTCCGGCCGCACGAAGGACAAGAACATCGGCTTCCTCGCCGACTACCTGACTGCGCTTGGCATTGACCTGAAGGAAGTGCGCATTGTTCCGGACGAAAAGCCGGAAATCATCGGTGCCGTCAATGCGCTGCGGGCGCGCTACGACTACGTGTTCACGTCCGGCGGCATTGGCCCGACACACGACGACATCACGGCCGAAAGCATCGCCGACGCCTTTGGTGTTGCGCTGAACCTTGATCCGCGCGCTGTCGCAATCATGGAACCCCACTACCCGCCGGGCCAATTCACCCCGGCTCGCCAGCGGATGGCACGAATCCCCCAAGGCGCGGACCTCATCGAAAACAAGGTTTCGAAGGCACCGGGTTTCCGGATCGAGAACGTCCACGTGATGGCAGGCGTGCCGTCGATCATGCAGGCGATGATGGACGCGCTTGCGCCTTCGCTGAAGACTGGCAAGAAGATGCTGTCGGAAACCGTTGCTGCAGACATGCCTGAAAGCCGCATCGCCGAGCGCCTCGCTGCCATTCAGGACGCGCATCCGCAAACCTTGATTGGCTCTTATCCGAGAGCGACGGACGGCAAGTTCACCACACAAATCGTGATCCGCTCGCGGGACGAGGCGATACTGATGGCCGCGGTCAGGGATGTCGCGGAAGCTGTCGCCGACCTGTCGGGATAA
- the cysE gene encoding serine O-acetyltransferase, translated as MSAPISKTGLKEVPTHDPVWHQLRDEAQAMVAAEPALSSFVYETVLNHDSLEEAVVHRLGDRLGRDIVSASLIRQTYLEALADEPELAKIFRVDIVAVFDRDPACFRFLEPVLYFKGFHGLQTHRLANWLWRRGRKDFALYLQSRSSEVFQIDIHPAVPVGRGIFIDHGTGIVVGGTAVIEDDVSILQGVTLGGTGKEDGDRHPKIRRGVLLGAGAKVLGNLEIGHCSRIASGSVVLQDVPANTTVAGVPAKIVGKAGCAEPARSMNQLLGEDAGQTN; from the coding sequence ATGTCGGCACCGATCAGCAAGACCGGTTTGAAAGAAGTTCCGACCCATGATCCGGTCTGGCATCAACTGAGGGATGAAGCACAAGCGATGGTCGCGGCAGAGCCGGCCCTGTCGTCCTTCGTCTACGAAACGGTTCTGAACCATGACAGCCTGGAAGAGGCCGTCGTTCATCGCCTTGGCGACCGGCTGGGCCGGGACATTGTTTCCGCATCATTGATCCGGCAAACCTATCTTGAAGCCCTGGCAGACGAGCCGGAGCTGGCCAAGATTTTCCGGGTCGACATCGTTGCCGTGTTCGACCGCGATCCGGCATGCTTCCGTTTCCTGGAGCCGGTCCTTTACTTCAAGGGCTTCCATGGCCTGCAGACGCACCGGCTGGCAAACTGGCTGTGGCGTCGTGGCCGGAAGGATTTTGCCCTTTATCTGCAAAGCCGCAGCTCGGAAGTTTTTCAGATCGACATCCATCCGGCAGTTCCTGTCGGGCGCGGTATCTTCATCGACCACGGTACCGGCATTGTTGTTGGCGGAACCGCGGTGATCGAGGACGATGTCTCGATCCTGCAGGGCGTCACCCTTGGCGGCACCGGCAAGGAAGATGGTGACCGCCATCCGAAGATCCGCCGCGGTGTCTTGCTGGGGGCGGGAGCCAAGGTGCTCGGCAACCTGGAAATCGGACATTGCTCGCGCATTGCGTCGGGGTCCGTGGTGCTTCAGGACGTGCCTGCAAACACGACGGTTGCCGGGGTTCCGGCCAAGATCGTCGGCAAGGCAGGGTGCGCAGAACCGGCCCGCAGCATGAATCAGCTGCTCGGTGAAGACGCCGGCCAGACGAATTGA
- a CDS encoding DUF3126 family protein, with the protein MKPDEIRKIEAYLRSKFENKTIKVQARPRKDDSAEVYIGDEFIGVIFRDDEDEDLSWNFQMAILEIDLDEV; encoded by the coding sequence GTGAAACCCGATGAAATCCGAAAGATCGAAGCCTATCTGCGTTCGAAGTTCGAGAACAAGACCATCAAGGTGCAGGCCCGCCCGCGCAAGGACGACTCTGCTGAAGTTTACATCGGCGATGAATTCATCGGTGTCATCTTCCGGGATGATGAGGATGAAGATCTGAGCTGGAACTTCCAGATGGCAATCCTTGAAATTGATCTGGACGAAGTCTGA
- a CDS encoding gamma carbonic anhydrase family protein → MPVFALDGRTPVFPENGEYWIAPNATLIGDIILQEAASVWFNAVLRGDNEPITVGMRSNVQDGCVFHTDVGYPLTIGANCTIGHKAILHGCTIKDNSLVGMGATILNGAVIGSNCIIGANALIAEGKEIPDNSLVVGVPGKVVKTLPLEAANGIANSADGYVRNWRRFKAGLREL, encoded by the coding sequence ATGCCGGTCTTTGCTCTTGATGGACGTACGCCCGTTTTTCCGGAAAACGGAGAATACTGGATCGCACCGAATGCGACGCTGATTGGCGATATCATTCTGCAGGAAGCCGCAAGCGTCTGGTTCAACGCGGTCCTGCGTGGTGATAACGAGCCGATTACCGTCGGCATGCGCTCCAACGTCCAGGACGGCTGCGTCTTTCATACGGACGTGGGTTACCCGCTGACCATCGGCGCCAACTGCACGATCGGCCACAAGGCAATCCTGCATGGCTGTACGATCAAGGACAATTCGCTGGTGGGCATGGGCGCGACAATTCTGAACGGCGCTGTCATCGGCTCCAACTGTATCATTGGTGCCAATGCCCTTATTGCCGAAGGCAAGGAAATTCCGGACAATTCTCTTGTGGTGGGCGTGCCAGGAAAGGTCGTGAAAACGTTGCCGCTGGAAGCGGCGAACGGGATTGCGAATTCCGCCGACGGATATGTGCGCAACTGGCGCCGCTTCAAGGCCGGCCTGCGGGAACTCTGA
- a CDS encoding alpha/beta fold hydrolase: protein MGPKRVEFQGAEKNGLVADRYGVGDLPVIMLHGGGQTRHSWDGAARRIADLGHPVYSLDQRGHGESDWVASGNYTFDDFARDLVAVTSQVEALHKANPVVVGASLGGFAGMLAEGQENRGGLSALVLVDITPRIDMGGVAKILGFMGDRVDDGFADVEEAADAIARYLPNRSRPKDLSGLSKNLRLHADGRYRWHWDPAFLKSKHHQDEDRAVESQERMLAAAGNLSVPVLLIRGQNSELVSMDHVREFQALVPHSKFTDIRDAGHMVAGDRNDVFAGAVEDFLIALKTDAAMA from the coding sequence ATGGGTCCGAAGCGTGTTGAATTCCAGGGCGCGGAAAAGAACGGTCTGGTGGCAGACCGTTACGGGGTAGGGGACTTACCTGTGATCATGCTCCACGGCGGCGGGCAAACCCGGCACTCCTGGGACGGTGCTGCACGCAGGATCGCGGATCTCGGGCACCCGGTCTATTCACTGGACCAGCGCGGACATGGCGAAAGCGATTGGGTTGCCTCGGGAAACTATACATTCGACGATTTCGCCAGGGATCTCGTGGCTGTCACCAGTCAGGTTGAGGCCTTGCACAAGGCGAACCCGGTTGTCGTTGGTGCGTCGCTTGGCGGCTTTGCCGGTATGCTGGCGGAGGGACAGGAAAACAGGGGCGGTCTTTCCGCGCTGGTTCTGGTGGACATCACGCCGCGGATCGACATGGGTGGTGTCGCCAAGATCCTGGGCTTCATGGGAGACAGGGTCGATGACGGCTTTGCCGATGTGGAAGAGGCCGCTGATGCGATCGCCCGCTATCTGCCCAACCGCTCGCGGCCCAAGGACCTGTCCGGCCTCTCAAAGAACCTTCGCCTCCATGCAGATGGCCGCTACCGCTGGCATTGGGACCCGGCTTTCCTGAAGTCAAAGCATCATCAGGACGAAGACAGGGCGGTGGAGTCGCAAGAGCGCATGCTGGCTGCGGCGGGCAATCTTTCCGTGCCTGTTCTCCTGATCCGGGGGCAGAACTCCGAATTGGTGTCCATGGACCATGTTCGCGAGTTTCAGGCGCTGGTGCCTCACTCGAAATTCACCGATATCCGTGATGCCGGACACATGGTTGCCGGTGATCGCAATGACGTTTTTGCTGGGGCGGTAGAGGACTTCCTGATCGCACTCAAAACCGATGCCGCGATGGCCTGA
- a CDS encoding DUF6949 family protein yields MLFNLLIVGYIACAGFVASGVLGSLYQLITKQPPKFAFDGEGILSFIAGVFVCVFAGPFIIMRNAIRGRRIEKRPLGWLVASSTIAGMWSMCSGVMVINVALIMIGYT; encoded by the coding sequence GTGCTGTTCAATCTTCTAATCGTTGGATATATCGCATGCGCCGGATTTGTTGCGTCCGGTGTGCTGGGCAGCCTTTATCAGCTGATCACGAAGCAGCCGCCGAAGTTCGCCTTTGACGGAGAGGGCATCCTGTCGTTTATCGCCGGCGTTTTTGTCTGCGTGTTCGCTGGACCCTTCATCATCATGCGCAATGCCATTCGCGGACGCAGGATCGAAAAGCGGCCGTTGGGTTGGCTGGTCGCGTCTTCGACGATTGCCGGCATGTGGAGCATGTGTTCCGGTGTTATGGTGATCAACGTTGCCCTGATCATGATTGGTTACACCTGA
- a CDS encoding rhomboid family intramembrane serine protease has protein sequence MNVYRIDEERARREKAQKEQPPQRPSGPPVFNLPGIIVWLGGILIAIHVLRVMILPANLDNLIIELFAFWPVKYAYLGSLPPFDLLSSLWAFVTYSLLHGGAMHIIFNLLWMAIFGSAVARRFGVGRFLLFSAACSVGGALAHLATHWGEGAPMIGASAAISGQMAAAIRFVFERGGPLGAIRSNDPTAYFVPAQPFAECLRNQQVLVFVAVWFGLNLFFGLMSGPVAGQPASVAWQAHIGGFVAGLALFPLFDPVPQRRNS, from the coding sequence ATGAACGTTTACCGCATTGATGAAGAACGCGCCCGGCGCGAAAAAGCCCAGAAGGAACAACCTCCCCAGCGGCCGTCCGGTCCGCCCGTGTTCAATCTGCCCGGGATCATCGTCTGGCTTGGCGGTATCCTGATTGCGATCCACGTTCTGCGTGTGATGATCCTTCCGGCGAACCTGGACAATCTGATCATCGAACTTTTTGCATTCTGGCCGGTAAAATATGCCTATCTCGGCAGTCTGCCGCCTTTTGATCTTCTCTCCAGCCTCTGGGCCTTCGTCACTTACAGCCTGCTGCATGGTGGCGCCATGCACATCATCTTCAACCTGCTCTGGATGGCGATTTTCGGCAGTGCGGTTGCCAGGCGGTTTGGCGTAGGTCGATTTCTGCTGTTTTCGGCGGCCTGTTCCGTTGGCGGGGCGCTGGCTCATCTTGCCACCCACTGGGGGGAAGGGGCGCCGATGATCGGCGCATCCGCCGCCATTTCCGGCCAGATGGCTGCGGCCATTCGTTTCGTTTTCGAGCGTGGTGGCCCGCTGGGAGCGATCCGCAGCAACGATCCGACGGCCTATTTCGTGCCGGCGCAGCCGTTTGCGGAATGCCTTCGCAATCAACAGGTTCTGGTTTTTGTTGCGGTATGGTTCGGGCTCAACCTGTTCTTCGGTCTGATGAGCGGTCCCGTTGCGGGACAGCCGGCAAGTGTTGCCTGGCAAGCTCATATTGGTGGATTTGTCGCCGGACTTGCCCTGTTCCCGCTGTTCGACCCCGTGCCGCAGCGGCGTAATTCCTGA
- a CDS encoding CBS domain-containing protein: MTVAAILSGKGHDIITARSDALLSEICETLAKHKIGAVVVSDKEGAVDGIVSERDIVRVVGTQGVSALKTPVSGVMTKNVVTCSEENNINEVMARMTQGRFRHMPVVKDGKLTGVISIGDVVKFKIAQVELEAEQMRSYITMA, translated from the coding sequence ATGACCGTAGCCGCTATCCTGAGTGGGAAAGGCCACGATATTATCACAGCGCGCAGCGACGCGTTGCTCAGCGAAATTTGTGAAACCCTGGCAAAACACAAGATCGGTGCCGTGGTCGTTTCCGACAAGGAGGGTGCCGTTGACGGCATTGTGTCAGAGCGGGACATCGTTCGCGTGGTCGGTACGCAGGGCGTGTCGGCGCTGAAAACACCGGTTTCCGGTGTCATGACCAAAAACGTGGTTACCTGCTCCGAAGAGAACAACATCAATGAAGTCATGGCTCGCATGACACAGGGCAGGTTCCGCCATATGCCGGTCGTGAAGGACGGAAAGCTGACCGGTGTGATCTCCATCGGCGACGTCGTGAAGTTCAAGATTGCGCAGGTTGAACTCGAAGCCGAGCAGATGCGCAGCTACATTACGATGGCCTGA
- a CDS encoding FAD-dependent monooxygenase, with protein MSTNGETGLPIIIAGAGIGGLTAALCLHAQGHEIVLMDRARQLSEVGAGLQLSPNACSVLDQLGLLEDLTPHAYAPDFVKICSAKSGEELARVTMGTFLKERHGYPFWEIHRADLQRVLLEKVQASDGISLRLSSEVIDLESSPYEHLTCVFQDNEISGKLRCRALIGADGVWSRTRRLIPGHEDAHYSGQVAYRATVPIDAVPERWRRDAGLWFHKSAHLVHYPVRGGRELNIVGLVEEAWEDETWSAKANKETLLKIFRDWPTEVRNLLTIPDAWLKWALCSVDAGGPWTHGNIALIGDAAHAMLPFMAQGAAMSIEDAAILAEHMPQDVENIPAAFRAFERQRKQRVQHIQGISFRNARTFHYGGAMAFARDTVLRLSKPTSLAARFDDIYGWTPGQ; from the coding sequence ATGAGCACGAATGGTGAGACCGGTCTTCCGATCATTATTGCCGGCGCAGGGATTGGCGGTCTAACGGCCGCCCTTTGCCTGCATGCTCAAGGGCATGAAATTGTCCTCATGGACAGGGCTCGGCAACTTTCGGAAGTTGGCGCCGGCCTTCAGCTTTCTCCCAACGCCTGCTCGGTACTCGATCAGCTTGGCTTGCTGGAAGACCTCACCCCACATGCCTATGCCCCGGATTTTGTGAAAATCTGCTCGGCAAAATCCGGCGAAGAGCTCGCCAGGGTGACGATGGGCACTTTCCTGAAGGAGCGACACGGCTATCCTTTCTGGGAAATCCACCGGGCAGATCTCCAGCGCGTGCTTCTGGAGAAGGTCCAGGCCAGTGACGGTATTTCCCTCCGCCTTTCAAGCGAAGTTATCGATCTGGAATCCTCGCCCTACGAGCACCTGACCTGCGTGTTCCAGGACAATGAGATCTCGGGAAAACTTCGTTGCAGGGCTCTCATTGGCGCTGATGGGGTCTGGTCCAGGACCAGGCGGCTCATTCCCGGACATGAAGACGCTCATTACAGCGGCCAGGTCGCCTACAGGGCCACGGTCCCGATCGATGCGGTGCCCGAGCGCTGGCGCCGCGATGCCGGCCTCTGGTTCCACAAGAGCGCCCATCTGGTGCATTACCCGGTTCGTGGCGGTCGGGAACTGAACATCGTCGGGCTGGTCGAAGAGGCCTGGGAGGACGAGACCTGGTCTGCAAAGGCCAACAAGGAAACCCTTCTGAAGATTTTTCGGGATTGGCCAACGGAAGTTCGCAATCTTCTCACGATCCCTGACGCCTGGTTGAAATGGGCCCTGTGCAGTGTGGACGCTGGAGGCCCCTGGACTCATGGCAATATTGCGCTGATCGGTGATGCCGCCCATGCGATGCTGCCGTTCATGGCGCAGGGGGCGGCAATGTCTATCGAGGACGCAGCGATCCTGGCTGAGCATATGCCACAGGATGTCGAAAACATCCCCGCTGCCTTCAGGGCGTTTGAGCGGCAACGCAAACAACGGGTACAGCACATTCAGGGTATTTCTTTCAGAAATGCCCGCACATTCCACTATGGTGGCGCGATGGCCTTCGCCCGCGACACCGTTTTGCGCCTGTCGAAACCAACCAGCCTGGCTGCCAGGTTTGACGATATTTATGGCTGGACCCCCGGGCAATAG
- a CDS encoding enoyl-CoA hydratase: MPTQTSQSAPSGNPMVIRNGQIAELVLNAPDRKNALPLAAWQAIPGLLAELARDPDLRVCIVRGAGGKSFCAGADISEFEAIRSTPEAAKRYDDINVAAFKALKALPVPVIAAIEGPCLGGGLGLALACDLRIAARSAFFAIPAARLGLAYPPEALGDLLEAVSPSNAKRLLFSAERLTAEKALDMGLVNEVVDDRDLNQHINALSKALCANAPLSLKAAKQAINRLAQPGSQADATADLANAQVCIDSADYREGCRAFLEKRSPVFTGV, encoded by the coding sequence ATGCCAACACAAACGTCCCAATCAGCCCCTTCCGGCAACCCGATGGTGATCCGCAACGGTCAGATTGCAGAGCTTGTGTTGAATGCGCCCGACAGAAAAAACGCGCTGCCTCTTGCGGCATGGCAGGCAATTCCTGGTCTTCTGGCAGAACTGGCACGGGATCCGGACCTGCGCGTCTGCATCGTGCGCGGTGCCGGTGGCAAGAGCTTTTGCGCGGGCGCTGACATATCGGAATTCGAAGCAATCCGCTCTACGCCGGAAGCCGCCAAGAGATACGATGACATAAATGTTGCCGCCTTCAAGGCGCTTAAGGCGCTGCCTGTCCCGGTCATTGCGGCAATTGAAGGCCCCTGCCTTGGCGGCGGCCTGGGCCTTGCGCTCGCCTGCGATCTGCGCATTGCAGCTCGTTCGGCCTTTTTCGCCATTCCTGCAGCGAGACTCGGTCTTGCCTATCCGCCCGAAGCGCTCGGGGATCTGCTGGAGGCCGTTTCACCATCCAACGCCAAGAGATTGCTGTTTTCGGCCGAGCGCCTGACGGCCGAAAAGGCTCTGGACATGGGCCTTGTCAATGAAGTGGTGGATGACAGGGATCTGAACCAGCACATCAACGCGCTGAGCAAGGCACTCTGCGCCAATGCGCCTTTGTCACTGAAGGCAGCCAAGCAAGCCATCAATCGCCTCGCCCAGCCCGGCAGTCAGGCGGACGCAACGGCTGACCTTGCAAATGCGCAGGTCTGTATCGACAGTGCCGACTACCGCGAAGGCTGCAGGGCCTTTCTGGAAAAGAGATCGCCGGTGTTCACTGGCGTCTGA
- a CDS encoding transglutaminase-like cysteine peptidase gives MVVKAPVGYDQFCRDNVSACPKETYKPVVVKLDEARWNELIAINKEVNRRIHPMTDQDLFGQEEYWTYPVNGYGDCEEYVLEKQRVLIEAGWPKSALLITVAKDTQNSGHAVLTVRTDHGDMILDNQIEAVLPWYSTPYRYIKRQSASSPVQWTGIADTRVTTVSSVSN, from the coding sequence ATGGTTGTCAAGGCACCCGTCGGCTATGACCAGTTCTGCCGTGACAACGTCTCGGCTTGTCCGAAGGAAACATACAAGCCGGTTGTCGTGAAGCTGGACGAAGCGCGCTGGAACGAACTCATTGCAATCAACAAGGAAGTCAATCGCCGGATTCATCCTATGACCGACCAGGACCTGTTCGGCCAGGAAGAATACTGGACCTATCCGGTAAACGGATACGGTGACTGCGAAGAATACGTCCTTGAAAAGCAGCGGGTCCTGATAGAAGCCGGCTGGCCGAAGAGCGCCCTTCTGATCACTGTTGCAAAAGATACCCAGAACTCGGGTCATGCCGTTCTGACGGTACGTACGGACCATGGCGACATGATCCTCGACAACCAGATCGAGGCGGTGCTGCCCTGGTATTCGACACCCTACCGTTACATCAAGCGTCAGTCCGCCAGCTCGCCCGTGCAGTGGACAGGTATTGCAGACACGCGCGTGACGACTGTCAGTAGCGTGTCCAACTAG
- a CDS encoding PAS domain-containing protein, with the protein MKHGVTQTLYNYWDNLRGARPAPNRSEVDPGEIRGLLGDTFILETNGSRDVRYRLAGTRLCSAHCRELKGRNFLRGWSVKDREALESLIAAITEDAAAAVIGINGHTERGQILQMEMLLVPLNVPGEGRIRVLGSCTPMEKPYWIGLHPILSQSISSLRLVWPDERPYFVDSPASTLNPILPRFTAEGIAMPTPPLPSGAERKVGHLTVYSGGKT; encoded by the coding sequence ATGAAACACGGCGTAACGCAAACTCTTTACAACTACTGGGACAATCTTCGCGGCGCCCGTCCTGCACCGAACCGCAGCGAAGTCGATCCGGGTGAGATCCGCGGTCTTCTTGGTGACACCTTCATTCTGGAGACGAACGGTTCCAGGGACGTGCGCTATCGCCTCGCCGGTACACGTCTGTGTTCCGCCCATTGCCGGGAACTCAAGGGCCGCAACTTCCTTCGCGGCTGGAGCGTGAAAGACCGTGAAGCCCTGGAAAGCCTGATCGCTGCCATCACCGAAGATGCGGCCGCGGCCGTGATCGGCATCAACGGCCATACGGAACGCGGACAGATCCTGCAGATGGAAATGCTGCTGGTACCGCTGAATGTTCCAGGTGAAGGCAGGATCCGTGTCCTGGGAAGCTGTACCCCGATGGAAAAACCCTATTGGATCGGCCTGCATCCCATTTTGAGCCAGTCGATCAGCAGCCTGCGCCTGGTCTGGCCGGACGAGCGCCCCTATTTCGTGGATTCCCCTGCTTCCACGCTCAACCCGATCCTGCCGCGCTTCACCGCCGAGGGCATCGCCATGCCGACACCGCCCCTGCCGAGCGGTGCGGAGCGCAAGGTCGGACATCTGACCGTCTATTCCGGCGGCAAGACCTGA
- a CDS encoding PilZ domain-containing protein, translating into MSAGVATATEGSRSLQVTDRRRHQRVQVNILGRFMLEDRREYPCQVIDMSPGGMAMITPVTGRVGERVIAYLDHLSRVEGRISRLIDGGFAVELRNTVRKRDKIANVLTWLANRDELNLPEDRRHDRFVPKNPMTKMILPDGSEHVCRIIDVSLSGAAIATDIVPEMGDAITLGKMHARVIRRIEGGIAVEFAAVQSRELLEHHISAPEES; encoded by the coding sequence ATGAGCGCCGGAGTGGCAACAGCAACCGAAGGAAGCAGATCGCTTCAAGTCACTGACCGCCGGCGCCATCAACGGGTCCAGGTCAATATACTGGGCCGCTTCATGCTTGAAGATCGGCGCGAATATCCTTGTCAGGTTATCGACATGTCGCCTGGCGGCATGGCCATGATTACACCGGTCACCGGCAGGGTCGGCGAACGCGTGATTGCCTATCTTGACCACCTGAGCCGCGTCGAAGGCAGGATTTCCCGCCTGATCGATGGTGGCTTTGCGGTTGAACTGCGCAATACGGTCCGCAAACGCGACAAGATCGCCAATGTTTTGACGTGGCTTGCGAACCGGGACGAACTCAATCTTCCCGAAGACCGCCGCCACGACCGCTTCGTGCCCAAAAATCCGATGACGAAGATGATCCTGCCGGACGGCTCGGAACATGTCTGCCGCATCATAGACGTATCCCTGTCCGGCGCGGCCATCGCCACGGACATCGTGCCGGAGATGGGCGACGCCATCACGCTCGGCAAGATGCATGCGCGTGTCATTCGCCGCATCGAAGGTGGCATAGCCGTCGAATTTGCTGCTGTTCAAAGCCGCGAATTGCTGGAACATCACATATCGGCACCAGAGGAAAGCTGA
- a CDS encoding alpha/beta fold hydrolase produces MPQFEFDGVRIAYEDKGEGDPILLIHGFASNKQVNWQYPGWVDLLVGDGRRVITIDNRGHGDSQKFYDPAAYGAPVMAEDAKRLLDHLDIERADVMGYSMGARISAFLTLNHPGRVRRAIFSGLGYGMISGIGDPEPIATALETDRIQDISDRTGRAFRAFAEQTGSDRRALAACMRSSRQKISEEDVARIERPVLIAVGTKDDIAGSPHKLAALIPHAEVLEIPGRDHMVAVGDKVHKQGVLAFLNNIEA; encoded by the coding sequence ATGCCTCAGTTCGAGTTCGATGGTGTTAGGATCGCCTATGAGGATAAAGGTGAGGGGGACCCGATCCTGCTGATCCACGGGTTCGCGTCCAACAAGCAGGTGAACTGGCAGTATCCAGGTTGGGTCGATTTGCTGGTCGGCGACGGCAGGCGCGTGATTACCATCGACAATCGCGGCCACGGCGACAGTCAGAAGTTCTACGACCCGGCAGCTTATGGTGCACCGGTGATGGCGGAAGATGCCAAACGCCTGCTCGACCATCTTGATATCGAACGTGCCGATGTCATGGGCTACTCGATGGGCGCAAGAATCTCGGCATTCCTGACCCTCAATCACCCGGGCAGGGTGCGCCGCGCGATCTTCAGCGGTCTGGGCTACGGCATGATTTCCGGCATCGGAGATCCGGAGCCGATTGCGACAGCCCTTGAGACCGACCGCATCCAGGACATTTCCGATCGCACTGGACGTGCCTTCAGGGCCTTTGCGGAGCAGACAGGGTCCGATCGCCGGGCGCTGGCGGCCTGTATGCGCTCCTCGCGGCAGAAAATCAGCGAGGAAGACGTCGCGCGCATTGAACGTCCGGTGTTGATTGCCGTCGGTACGAAGGACGATATCGCCGGGTCACCGCACAAGCTGGCGGCCTTGATTCCGCACGCGGAAGTTCTGGAGATCCCGGGCCGCGATCACATGGTTGCGGTGGGCGACAAGGTGCACAAGCAGGGCGTTCTGGCGTTCCTGAACAACATTGAAGCGTAA